One Candidatus Methylomirabilota bacterium DNA window includes the following coding sequences:
- a CDS encoding hydantoinase/oxoprolinase family protein codes for RLGVDVGGTFTDLVLVGPDGQALTHKVLSTTANYAEGIVAGVRALLAEAGVAPAAVGDVVHGTTVATNAILEHRGARTGLITTAGFRDILEIRRLRMPRLYDMDFERPAPLVRRRWRREVGERMNHRGEIVQPLDRAGAAAAVDRLIAEGVESIAVCLLHAYANPAHERALGALVRERAPGVSLTLSSDILPEIREFERTSTAVANAYVMPIMDRYLERLASDLTTLGVDGALLVMQSNGGIMTADGARRRPVHVIESGPAAGVIATAALARRTGLSNVISIDMGGTTAKASIIEGGEIKRTGEYEIGGSVSQGSRLNKGGGYLLRVPAIDIAEVGAGGGSLVSLDPAGALRVGPESAGALPGPVCYDLGGTQVTLTDANVCLGYLHPERLASGLPLRAGPARSALAAQIAAPLGLPLLEAAHGVYLLGCAGMARAVRAVTIERGRDPRDFTIVAFGGNGPLFAAEMARSLEIGRVLVPPAPGVFSAIGLLEADVEHHLVRTYLRPLAAVKPGELAAALADLEEEAETLVRAEGFRGPVETARAADLKYQGQSFELTVPLPDEWTVDDVPRRLAAAFGREHERTYGHKADDDPIQIVNLRLTVRLPRPAERPTLRAAGRAPASRETRPAYFGPADGSRPTPVIGRLDLAGAGRPGPLLIEEYDATTLVPPDATAELDAWGNIVITTGA; via the coding sequence ACCGGCTGGGCGTGGACGTGGGCGGCACCTTCACCGACTTGGTCCTGGTGGGGCCGGACGGGCAGGCCTTGACGCACAAGGTGCTGTCGACGACGGCGAACTACGCCGAGGGCATCGTCGCCGGCGTCCGCGCCCTGCTGGCCGAGGCCGGGGTGGCGCCGGCGGCGGTGGGCGACGTCGTCCACGGGACCACCGTGGCGACCAACGCCATCCTCGAGCACCGCGGGGCCCGGACGGGTCTGATCACCACGGCCGGGTTCCGGGACATCCTGGAGATCCGGCGTCTCCGGATGCCGCGCCTCTACGACATGGACTTCGAGCGGCCGGCGCCGCTGGTGCGGCGGCGCTGGCGCCGCGAGGTCGGCGAGCGGATGAACCATCGCGGGGAGATCGTGCAACCGCTCGATCGGGCCGGCGCGGCGGCCGCGGTCGATCGCCTGATCGCCGAGGGCGTCGAGTCCATCGCGGTGTGCCTGCTCCACGCCTACGCGAACCCGGCGCACGAGCGGGCCCTCGGCGCCCTGGTCCGGGAGCGCGCGCCCGGAGTCTCCCTCACCCTCTCGTCGGACATCCTCCCGGAGATCCGCGAGTTCGAGCGGACGAGCACGGCGGTGGCGAACGCCTACGTGATGCCGATCATGGACCGCTACCTCGAGCGCCTGGCCTCGGATCTCACCACCCTGGGCGTCGACGGCGCCCTCCTCGTGATGCAGTCCAATGGCGGCATCATGACCGCCGACGGGGCCCGCCGGCGACCGGTCCACGTGATCGAGTCGGGGCCGGCGGCGGGGGTGATCGCCACCGCCGCCCTGGCGCGGCGGACCGGGCTCTCCAACGTCATCAGCATCGACATGGGCGGGACCACGGCCAAGGCCTCGATCATCGAGGGCGGAGAGATCAAGCGGACGGGGGAATACGAGATCGGCGGCAGCGTGTCGCAGGGCAGCCGGCTGAACAAGGGCGGGGGCTATCTCCTGCGGGTCCCCGCCATCGACATCGCGGAGGTGGGCGCCGGCGGCGGCAGCCTCGTGAGCCTCGATCCCGCCGGGGCGCTCCGCGTCGGACCGGAGAGCGCCGGAGCCCTGCCCGGACCCGTGTGTTACGACCTCGGGGGCACGCAGGTGACGTTGACCGACGCCAACGTCTGCCTCGGCTATCTCCACCCCGAGCGGCTCGCCAGCGGGCTTCCGCTTCGCGCCGGTCCGGCGCGTTCGGCGCTGGCCGCGCAGATCGCGGCGCCCCTGGGCCTGCCGCTCCTGGAGGCGGCCCACGGCGTATACCTCCTCGGGTGCGCCGGGATGGCGCGCGCGGTCCGGGCCGTGACGATCGAGCGCGGGCGGGACCCGCGGGACTTCACCATCGTCGCCTTCGGCGGGAACGGGCCGCTGTTCGCCGCCGAGATGGCGCGCTCGCTCGAGATCGGCCGCGTCCTCGTCCCCCCGGCCCCCGGTGTCTTCAGCGCCATCGGGCTCCTCGAGGCCGACGTCGAGCACCACCTCGTGCGGACCTACCTCCGCCCGCTGGCGGCCGTCAAGCCGGGCGAGCTGGCGGCCGCCCTGGCCGATCTCGAAGAGGAAGCGGAGACGCTGGTGCGCGCGGAGGGCTTCCGGGGGCCGGTGGAGACCGCCCGGGCCGCCGACTTGAAGTACCAGGGGCAGTCGTTCGAGCTCACGGTGCCCCTGCCGGACGAGTGGACGGTGGACGACGTGCCGCGGCGGCTCGCGGCGGCCTTCGGACGGGAGCACGAGCGGACGTACGGCCACAAGGCGGACGACGACCCGATCCAGATCGTGAACCTCCGCCTGACGGTGCGGCTGCCGCGCCCCGCCGAGCGCCCGACTCTCCGGGCCGCGGGACGGGCCCCGGCGAGCCGTGAGACACGGCCGGCCTACTTCGGGCCGGCCGACGGGAGCCGACCGACGCCGGTGATCGGCCGGCTCGACCTCGCGGGCGCGGGCCGCCCGGGCCCGCTCCTGATCGAGGAGTACGACGCGACGACGCTCGTGCCGCCTGACGCGACCGCCGAGCTCGATGCCTGGGGGAACATCGTGATTACCACGGGAGCCTGA